One Narcine bancroftii isolate sNarBan1 chromosome 3, sNarBan1.hap1, whole genome shotgun sequence DNA window includes the following coding sequences:
- the tefm gene encoding transcription elongation factor, mitochondrial isoform X3: MPRGLAVQVSLICPQCVLWRPRLPSAVQSQRLICCTNCQESHVTLTESRHIDRSDPDPEDLDMLYTSEQRQAILQVLNTASHKELSGIKLLRGRKSANIMEHRNRHGPFTRLHGLLEVPLFKHKTIMRVCQTILSPLQEPEKREKKLHGLRFIKPDMERKQLLAAKTIVSIVFGIRRIAWAHVDRNLTVLDWNQEESHRYMKGPYQPSLYLEEISTAVSKLPMADFFVLERPSISVQNTSLYPVTLHLRTVEAMLYGLLGAHFPQERQHRVLSVVRTAIGKHFQLMVGEARTSGRELVQQLMVDSVTQEHPRVMFPRETLARYRRLFEKAGLDRGEELCDALLQAVAFYEFLNNNS; this comes from the exons GCCCGCAGTGTGTGTTATGGCGACCCAGGCTCCCCAGTGCAGTGCAGTCACAGCGCCTTATCTGCTGCACCAACTGCCAGGAGAGCCACGTCACGCTCACCGAGTCCCGACACATTGACCGCTCAGATCCTGATCCTGAAGACCTGGACATGCTCTACACATCTGAGCAGCGGCAAGCCATCTTGCAGGTGCTGAACACCGCCTCACACAAGGAACTCTCTGGGATCAAGCTGCTGCGGGGTCGCAAGTCCGCTAACATCATGGAGCACAGGAACAGGCACGGGCCGTTCACGCGGCTCCATGGCTTGCTGGAGGTGCCCCTCTTCAAGCATAAAACTATCATGAGAGTGTGCCAGACAATCCTGAGCCCATTACAGGAACCAGAGAAGAGGGAAAAGAAACTGCACGGACTCAGGTTCATCAAACCAGACATGGAAAGAAAACAGCTTTTG GCTGCAAAAACTATCGTGTCGATAGTGTTTGGAATCCGTAGGATCGCCTGGGCTCATGTGGATCGGAATCTCACAGTCCTGGACTGGAATCAGGAGGAGAGTCACCGCTACATGAAGGGTCCCTACCAGCCCTCCTTGTACCTGGAGGAG ATTTCCACAGCTGTGTCAAAGCTCCCCATGGCAGACTTCTTCGTCCTGGAGCGGCCCAGCATCTCTGTACAGAACACTAGCCTGTACCCCGTCACCCTGCACCTGCGCACGGTCGAAGCTATGCTCTATGGCCTGCTGGGCGCGCACTTCCCACAGGAGCGGCAGCACAGGGTGCTGAGTGTGGTGCGCACGGCCATCGGCAAACACTTTCAGCTGATGGTGGGGGAGGCCCGCACCAGCGGGAGGGAACTGGTGCAGCAGCTGATGGTGGACTCAGTGACACAGGAGCACCCCCGGGTGATGTTTCCCCGAGAGACACTCGCCCGTTACAGGAGGCTGTTTGAGAAAGCGGGACTGGATCGTGGAGAGGAACTGTGTGATGCCTTGTTACAAGCAGTTGCCTTCTATGAATTTctcaataataattcttaa
- the tefm gene encoding transcription elongation factor, mitochondrial isoform X2, protein MLTITAAFRLTCFLTCRKGNAKRSGSTGPQCVLWRPRLPSAVQSQRLICCTNCQESHVTLTESRHIDRSDPDPEDLDMLYTSEQRQAILQVLNTASHKELSGIKLLRGRKSANIMEHRNRHGPFTRLHGLLEVPLFKHKTIMRVCQTILSPLQEPEKREKKLHGLRFIKPDMERKQLLAAKTIVSIVFGIRRIAWAHVDRNLTVLDWNQEESHRYMKGPYQPSLYLEEISTAVSKLPMADFFVLERPSISVQNTSLYPVTLHLRTVEAMLYGLLGAHFPQERQHRVLSVVRTAIGKHFQLMVGEARTSGRELVQQLMVDSVTQEHPRVMFPRETLARYRRLFEKAGLDRGEELCDALLQAVAFYEFLNNNS, encoded by the exons GCCCGCAGTGTGTGTTATGGCGACCCAGGCTCCCCAGTGCAGTGCAGTCACAGCGCCTTATCTGCTGCACCAACTGCCAGGAGAGCCACGTCACGCTCACCGAGTCCCGACACATTGACCGCTCAGATCCTGATCCTGAAGACCTGGACATGCTCTACACATCTGAGCAGCGGCAAGCCATCTTGCAGGTGCTGAACACCGCCTCACACAAGGAACTCTCTGGGATCAAGCTGCTGCGGGGTCGCAAGTCCGCTAACATCATGGAGCACAGGAACAGGCACGGGCCGTTCACGCGGCTCCATGGCTTGCTGGAGGTGCCCCTCTTCAAGCATAAAACTATCATGAGAGTGTGCCAGACAATCCTGAGCCCATTACAGGAACCAGAGAAGAGGGAAAAGAAACTGCACGGACTCAGGTTCATCAAACCAGACATGGAAAGAAAACAGCTTTTG GCTGCAAAAACTATCGTGTCGATAGTGTTTGGAATCCGTAGGATCGCCTGGGCTCATGTGGATCGGAATCTCACAGTCCTGGACTGGAATCAGGAGGAGAGTCACCGCTACATGAAGGGTCCCTACCAGCCCTCCTTGTACCTGGAGGAG ATTTCCACAGCTGTGTCAAAGCTCCCCATGGCAGACTTCTTCGTCCTGGAGCGGCCCAGCATCTCTGTACAGAACACTAGCCTGTACCCCGTCACCCTGCACCTGCGCACGGTCGAAGCTATGCTCTATGGCCTGCTGGGCGCGCACTTCCCACAGGAGCGGCAGCACAGGGTGCTGAGTGTGGTGCGCACGGCCATCGGCAAACACTTTCAGCTGATGGTGGGGGAGGCCCGCACCAGCGGGAGGGAACTGGTGCAGCAGCTGATGGTGGACTCAGTGACACAGGAGCACCCCCGGGTGATGTTTCCCCGAGAGACACTCGCCCGTTACAGGAGGCTGTTTGAGAAAGCGGGACTGGATCGTGGAGAGGAACTGTGTGATGCCTTGTTACAAGCAGTTGCCTTCTATGAATTTctcaataataattcttaa
- the tefm gene encoding transcription elongation factor, mitochondrial isoform X4 codes for MLYTSEQRQAILQVLNTASHKELSGIKLLRGRKSANIMEHRNRHGPFTRLHGLLEVPLFKHKTIMRVCQTILSPLQEPEKREKKLHGLRFIKPDMERKQLLAAKTIVSIVFGIRRIAWAHVDRNLTVLDWNQEESHRYMKGPYQPSLYLEEISTAVSKLPMADFFVLERPSISVQNTSLYPVTLHLRTVEAMLYGLLGAHFPQERQHRVLSVVRTAIGKHFQLMVGEARTSGRELVQQLMVDSVTQEHPRVMFPRETLARYRRLFEKAGLDRGEELCDALLQAVAFYEFLNNNS; via the exons ATGCTCTACACATCTGAGCAGCGGCAAGCCATCTTGCAGGTGCTGAACACCGCCTCACACAAGGAACTCTCTGGGATCAAGCTGCTGCGGGGTCGCAAGTCCGCTAACATCATGGAGCACAGGAACAGGCACGGGCCGTTCACGCGGCTCCATGGCTTGCTGGAGGTGCCCCTCTTCAAGCATAAAACTATCATGAGAGTGTGCCAGACAATCCTGAGCCCATTACAGGAACCAGAGAAGAGGGAAAAGAAACTGCACGGACTCAGGTTCATCAAACCAGACATGGAAAGAAAACAGCTTTTG GCTGCAAAAACTATCGTGTCGATAGTGTTTGGAATCCGTAGGATCGCCTGGGCTCATGTGGATCGGAATCTCACAGTCCTGGACTGGAATCAGGAGGAGAGTCACCGCTACATGAAGGGTCCCTACCAGCCCTCCTTGTACCTGGAGGAG ATTTCCACAGCTGTGTCAAAGCTCCCCATGGCAGACTTCTTCGTCCTGGAGCGGCCCAGCATCTCTGTACAGAACACTAGCCTGTACCCCGTCACCCTGCACCTGCGCACGGTCGAAGCTATGCTCTATGGCCTGCTGGGCGCGCACTTCCCACAGGAGCGGCAGCACAGGGTGCTGAGTGTGGTGCGCACGGCCATCGGCAAACACTTTCAGCTGATGGTGGGGGAGGCCCGCACCAGCGGGAGGGAACTGGTGCAGCAGCTGATGGTGGACTCAGTGACACAGGAGCACCCCCGGGTGATGTTTCCCCGAGAGACACTCGCCCGTTACAGGAGGCTGTTTGAGAAAGCGGGACTGGATCGTGGAGAGGAACTGTGTGATGCCTTGTTACAAGCAGTTGCCTTCTATGAATTTctcaataataattcttaa